The proteins below come from a single Aegilops tauschii subsp. strangulata cultivar AL8/78 chromosome 6, Aet v6.0, whole genome shotgun sequence genomic window:
- the LOC109783948 gene encoding acetylajmalan esterase-like, with protein MASPALLRYLVVLLLLVGCPGWPVPPSPASSSSPPRTVDGITAIYNFGDSISDTGNFIREGAVGLMEHTGKLPYGSAIGGPTGRCSDGYLMIDFLAQDLGLPLLSPYLDTGADFTHGVNFAVTGATALDTAALARIGVNMTHTNSSLAVQLQRFKDFMASAAKTPWEVREKLASSLVMVGEIGGNDYNYAFGMNSPQPNGGLNNIGRMITGAVESLALVPLVVKSITGAAKELLDMGATRMVIPGNFPLGCVPSYLEAVNETDRVAYDGNGCLIGLNLFAQMHNVLLLQGIRELRQLYPSATIAYADYFSAYVQMLRGASKMGFDAAAATKACCGAGGGAYNFDMDRICGAPGTAVCARPEEHLSWDGVHLTQHAYKVMTELLYHRGLASPAPVNFPRM; from the coding sequence ATGGCCTCGCCGGCTCTTCTCCGCTACCTGGTTGTGCTACTCCTCCTAGTCGGCTGCCCCGGGTGGCCCGTCCCACCTTCTCCAGCGTCGTCCTCCTCGCCGCCGAGGACGGTCGATGGCATCACGGCCATATACAACTTCGGGGACTCCATATCGGATACCGGGAACTTCATCCGGGAAGGCGCCGTCGGGCTGATGGAGCACACCGGGAAGCTCCCCTACGGCTCCGCCATCGGCGGCCCCACCGGCCGATGCTCCGACGGCTACCTCATGATCGACTTCCTCGCCCAGGATCTTGGGCTGCCGTTGCTGAGCCCGTACCTCGACACGGGCGCCGACTTCACGCACGGCGTCAACTTCGCCGTCACGGGCGCCACCGCCCTCGACACGGCGGCCCTCGCCAGGATAGGGGTCAACATGACCCACACCAACAGCTCCCTCGCTGTCCAGCTCCAACGCTTCAAGGATTTCATGGCCAGCGCCGCCAAAACCCCGTGGGAGGTGCGCGAGAAGCTGGCGAGCTCACTGGTCATGGTCGGAGAGATCGGCGGGAACGACTACAACTACGCCTTCGGCATGAACAGCCCTCAGCCCAACGGCGGCCTCAACAACATCGGGCGCATGATAACCGGCGCGGTGGAGTCGCTGGCCCTCGTCCCGCTGGTCGTCAAGTCCATCACAGGCGCGGCCAAGGAGCTGCTCGACATGGGCGCCACGCGGATGGTGATCCCGGGCAACTTCCCGCTCGGCTGCGTGCCGAGCTACCTCGAGGCCGTGAACGAGACGGACCGGGTGGCGTAcgacggcaacggctgcctcatCGGGCTCAACCTCTTCGCACAGATGCACAACGTGCTGCTGCTGCAGGGCATCCGGGAGCTGCGCCAGCTCTACCCGTCCGCGACCATCGCCTACGCCGACTACTTCTCGGCCTACGTGCAGATGCTGAGGGGCGCGTCCAAGATGGGCTTCGACGCGGCGGCCGCGACCAAGGCGTGctgcggcgcgggcggcggcgcgtaCAACTTCGACATGGACAGGATCTGCGGAGCGCCGGGGACGGCGGTGTGCGCGAGGCCGGAAGAGCACCTTAGCTGGGACGGCGTCCACCTGACGCAGCATGCCTACAAGGTCATGACCGAGCTGCTCTACCACCGAGGCCTCGCGTCTCCTGCGCCGGTGAATTTCCCGCGCATGTAG